One segment of Massilia sp. Se16.2.3 DNA contains the following:
- a CDS encoding bifunctional (p)ppGpp synthetase/guanosine-3',5'-bis(diphosphate) 3'-pyrophosphohydrolase has protein sequence MNLFPPDSTHSGNTPARTRRPGKPQDPVEAPAPGVASVTQLINKLSDYLTPVELKKVKEAYRFSDEMHLGQVRKSGEPYISHPIAVAEICADWKLDAQAIMAALLHDVIEDQDVKKEELLERFGPQVANLVDGLSKLEKIEFQSLVEAQAENFRKMLLAMASDVRVILIKLADRLHNMRTLGVMIPAKKRRIAGETMEVYVPIAHRLGLNNIYRELQDLAFSHLYPLRYRTLSKAVKAARGNRREVVKKILESVKHTLSMAGIHAEVYGREKTLYGIYKKMRNKHLSFSQVLDVYGFRVVVDTVPNCYVTLGSLHGLYKPMPGKFKDYIAIRKINGYQSLHTTLIGPYGTPVEFQIRTQDMHRTAESGVAAHWLYKTGDQNMSDLQQRTHAWLQSLLDIQQQTGDSAEFLEHVKVDLFPDSVYVFTPKSKIIALPRGATALDFAYSIHTGIGDHTVAVKINNDTQPLRTELHNGDIVEIVTDPDSRPSPTWLSYVRTGKARSAIRHYLRTINVNESVELGQELLAGALAARNIDPNLSQLTIEKLLAESSAKSMDELYADIGIGKRMPALVARHIFGLIEGESDLPPSTQPMAADIDPVTIYGSEGVSVQLAPCCLPIPGDAITGQLRRDQGLVVHTGDCLPAKRLRAKEPDRWIAVQWGEELNRRFDCRIRLLINNEKGILARVAAEIGESDGNITYVGMDEDDENMMTQLRFTIQVKDRVHLAHLIRNLRRVAGVNRVERERA, from the coding sequence ATGAACCTGTTCCCCCCGGACTCGACACACTCAGGCAATACCCCCGCCCGGACCCGGCGTCCGGGCAAGCCGCAAGACCCCGTCGAGGCGCCCGCTCCCGGCGTTGCCTCCGTCACACAGCTCATCAACAAGCTGTCCGACTACCTCACTCCCGTCGAACTCAAAAAAGTCAAGGAAGCCTACCGCTTCTCCGACGAGATGCATCTTGGCCAGGTCCGTAAATCGGGCGAGCCATATATCTCGCATCCGATCGCCGTCGCCGAAATCTGCGCCGACTGGAAGCTCGATGCCCAGGCCATCATGGCCGCCCTGCTGCACGACGTCATCGAAGACCAGGACGTCAAGAAGGAAGAACTGCTCGAGCGCTTCGGCCCGCAGGTGGCGAACCTGGTCGACGGCCTCTCCAAACTCGAGAAGATCGAGTTCCAGAGCCTGGTCGAGGCGCAGGCCGAGAACTTCCGCAAGATGCTCCTCGCCATGGCGTCCGACGTGCGCGTCATTCTCATCAAGCTCGCGGACCGCCTGCACAACATGCGCACGCTCGGCGTGATGATTCCGGCGAAAAAGCGCCGCATCGCCGGCGAGACGATGGAAGTGTATGTGCCGATCGCGCACCGCCTTGGCCTGAACAACATCTACCGCGAGCTGCAGGACCTGGCCTTCTCGCACCTGTACCCGCTGCGCTACCGCACGCTGTCGAAAGCGGTCAAGGCCGCGCGCGGCAACCGCCGCGAGGTGGTGAAGAAGATCCTGGAATCGGTCAAGCACACGCTGTCGATGGCCGGCATCCATGCGGAGGTCTACGGCCGCGAAAAGACCCTGTACGGCATCTACAAGAAGATGCGCAACAAGCACCTGTCGTTCTCGCAGGTGCTCGACGTGTATGGCTTCCGCGTCGTCGTCGATACCGTCCCGAACTGTTATGTCACGCTCGGTTCCCTGCACGGGCTGTACAAGCCGATGCCGGGCAAGTTCAAGGACTACATCGCGATCCGCAAGATCAACGGGTATCAGTCACTACACACCACCCTGATCGGCCCCTACGGCACCCCTGTCGAATTCCAGATCCGTACCCAGGACATGCACCGCACCGCGGAATCCGGCGTGGCGGCGCACTGGCTCTACAAGACCGGCGACCAGAACATGTCGGACCTGCAGCAGCGTACCCACGCCTGGCTGCAGTCGCTGCTCGACATCCAGCAGCAGACCGGCGACTCGGCCGAATTCCTCGAACACGTCAAGGTCGACCTGTTCCCGGATTCGGTCTACGTGTTCACGCCGAAGTCGAAGATCATCGCCCTGCCGCGCGGCGCCACGGCGCTCGACTTCGCCTACTCGATCCACACCGGCATCGGCGACCACACGGTGGCGGTAAAAATCAACAACGACACCCAGCCGCTGCGCACCGAGCTGCACAACGGCGACATCGTCGAAATCGTCACCGACCCGGATTCGCGCCCGAGCCCGACCTGGCTCAGCTACGTGCGCACCGGCAAGGCGCGCTCGGCAATCCGCCACTACCTGCGCACGATCAACGTCAACGAATCGGTCGAACTCGGCCAGGAACTGCTGGCCGGCGCCCTGGCGGCACGCAACATCGATCCGAACCTGTCGCAACTGACGATCGAGAAGCTGCTGGCGGAATCCTCGGCCAAGTCGATGGACGAGCTGTATGCCGACATCGGCATCGGCAAGCGCATGCCGGCCCTCGTCGCGCGCCACATTTTCGGCCTGATCGAAGGCGAATCCGACCTGCCGCCATCGACCCAGCCGATGGCCGCCGATATCGACCCCGTCACGATCTACGGCAGCGAAGGCGTGTCGGTGCAGCTGGCACCCTGCTGTTTGCCGATTCCCGGGGACGCGATCACGGGCCAATTGCGGCGCGACCAGGGCCTGGTGGTGCACACCGGTGACTGCCTGCCGGCCAAGCGCCTGCGCGCCAAGGAACCGGACCGCTGGATCGCGGTGCAATGGGGCGAGGAACTGAACCGCCGCTTCGACTGCCGCATCCGCCTGTTGATCAACAACGAAAAAGGCATTCTCGCGCGCGTGGCGGCCGAAATCGGCGAGTCCGACGGCAACATCACCTATGTCGGGATGGACGAGGACGACGAGAACATGATGACGCAGCTGCGCTTCACCATCCAGGTGAAGGACCGCGTGCACCTGGCGCATCTGATCCGCAACCTGCGGCGGGTGGCGGGCGTCAACCGGGTCGAGCGCGAACGGGCCTAA
- a CDS encoding dihydrofolate reductase family protein → MRALRAEHEGEIEVAGTVLAHSVAELGLIDEYRIYLHPVVLGGGKPYFAGPRPPLRLVAHDRIDENVLRLRYVPA, encoded by the coding sequence CTGCGCGCCCTGCGCGCCGAGCACGAGGGCGAAATCGAGGTCGCAGGGACGGTCCTGGCACACAGCGTCGCCGAACTCGGCCTGATCGACGAGTACCGCATCTACCTGCATCCCGTCGTGCTCGGTGGCGGGAAGCCGTATTTTGCCGGACCGCGGCCGCCGCTGCGCCTTGTGGCCCACGACCGGATCGACGAGAACGTACTCCGCCTGCGCTACGTGCCCGCCTGA
- a CDS encoding dihydrofolate reductase family protein encodes MAKLVFGMNVSLDGYVDHTGFAPGPVLFRHFIEEARAQAGSVYGRHMYEIMRYWDEDHPEWDEDRRAFAQAWRRQRKWVVSRTLTSVGPNAELVPDDLGARCAPCAPSTRAKSRSQGRSWHTASPNSA; translated from the coding sequence ATGGCCAAACTCGTATTCGGGATGAACGTGTCCCTGGACGGCTACGTCGACCATACGGGCTTTGCTCCCGGTCCTGTACTGTTCCGCCATTTCATCGAAGAGGCCCGGGCCCAGGCGGGCAGCGTCTATGGTCGTCACATGTACGAGATCATGCGCTACTGGGACGAGGACCATCCCGAGTGGGACGAGGACAGGCGGGCCTTTGCGCAGGCATGGCGCCGCCAGCGCAAGTGGGTTGTGTCGCGCACCTTGACCTCGGTAGGGCCGAATGCCGAGCTGGTGCCGGATGACCTCGGGGCGCGCTGCGCGCCCTGCGCGCCGAGCACGAGGGCGAAATCGAGGTCGCAGGGACGGTCCTGGCACACAGCGTCGCCGAACTCGGCCTGA
- a CDS encoding energy transducer TonB gives MKLIPLVACLCSLVMPLCAQAQFVSTKKLPSVARPGPGGPCKKPEYPMSAARNNEEGVVTLAYLVDKDGAILDGKIVKSSGFSTLDRTALVELAKCAYKIPEGATEPAWVSFNYTWSLE, from the coding sequence ATGAAACTCATCCCTCTTGTCGCATGTCTGTGCTCGCTCGTCATGCCGCTGTGCGCGCAGGCGCAGTTCGTGTCTACGAAAAAATTGCCTTCCGTGGCCCGACCCGGCCCTGGTGGTCCCTGCAAGAAACCGGAGTATCCGATGTCGGCGGCGCGTAACAACGAGGAAGGTGTGGTGACGCTGGCCTACCTGGTGGACAAGGATGGGGCTATCCTCGACGGGAAGATCGTGAAATCGTCGGGATTTTCCACGCTCGACAGAACCGCCCTGGTCGAACTGGCAAAATGCGCTTACAAGATCCCCGAAGGAGCGACGGAGCCGGCGTGGGTGAGCTTTAACTATACCTGGAGCCTGGAATAG